From the genome of Vicia villosa cultivar HV-30 ecotype Madison, WI linkage group LG2, Vvil1.0, whole genome shotgun sequence, one region includes:
- the LOC131648976 gene encoding peroxisome biogenesis protein 12 gives MLFQVGGQGSRPTFFEMAAADQLPRSLRAALTYSIGVLALRTPFLHKLLDYEDESFSLLMLVLEAHSLRTADASFSESLYGLRRRPVNIKISNDSDDAAATTSQLRRRQKLVSLVFLVVLPYLKSKLHSIYNKEREARIQASLWGDENESYDFEQNSLVSTSTLDARASITTRITKRFQKIVGICYPLLHAGTEGFQFAYQMLYLLDATGYYSLALHALGIHVCRASGQELMDASSRISKIRSRERERLRGPQWIKTLQGALLSCTYTVLDYAQTGLIAAVFFFKMMEWWYQSAEERMSAPTVYPPPPPPPPPKVAKEGVQLPPDRTVCPLCLQKRVNPSVITVSGFVFCYACVFKFVTQYKRCPATMMPATVDQIRRLFHDV, from the exons ATGTTGTTTCAGGTCGGCGGACAAGGCAGTCGTCCGACGTTCTTCGAGATGGCGGCCGCCGATCAGCTTCCGCGTAGTCTCCGCGCCGCTCTGACATACTCAATCGGCGTTTTAGCATTACGAACACCTTTCCTTCACAAACTACTAGACTACGAAGACGAATCTTTCTCCTTACTCATGCTCGTTCTCGAAGCTCACAGTTTACGAACAGCAG ATGCTTCTTTTTCTGAATCTCTGTATGGTCTCCGAAGAAGACCGGTAAATATCAAAATCAGTAACGATAGTGATGATGCTGCTGCTACTACTTCACAGTTACGCAGACGCCAAAAGCTCGTTTCTCTTGTATTTTTG GTTGTGTTGCCGTATTTGAAATCGAAGCTGCATTCAATCTACAATAAAGAAAGGGAAGCAAGGATTCAGGCCAGTCTCTGGGGTGATGAAAATGAATCATATGATTTTGAACAGAATTCTCTGGTGTCCACATCAACCTTGGATGCTCGTGCCTCCATTACAACACGCATCACAAAGAGATTTCAGAAAATTGTCGGAATTTGTTACCCCTTGTTACATGCTGGTACCGAGG GCTTCCAGTTTGCTTACCAAATGTTATACCTATTGGATGCTACTGGGTACTACTCACTAGCGCTGCACGCACTTGGGATTCATGTGTGCCGAGCGAGTGGACAAGAGCTG ATGGATGCCTCTTCAAGAATTTCTAAGATACGTAGCCGTGAACGTGAGAGACTCCGTGGTCCTCAATGGATAAAG ACATTGCAGGGAGCATTGCTCAGCTGTACATACACAGTACTTGACTATGCCCAAACCGGTTTGATTGCAGCAGTTTTCTTCTTTAAA ATGATGGAATGGTGGTATCAATCTGCTGAGGAAAGAATGTCAGCTCCAACTGTATATCCTCCTCCCCCTCCTCCTCCACCACCAAAG GTAGCCAAAGAAGGGGTACAGTTACCGCCAGACAGAACAGTTTGCCCCCTGTGCTTGCAGAAGCGCGTAAATCCATCTGTAATTACAGTTTCAGGTTTCGTCTTCTGCTATGCCTGTGTATTCAAGTTTGTTACTCAG TATAAGCGCTGCCCAGCAACGATGATGCCTGCAACAGTTGACCAGATAAGGAGACTCTTTCATGATGTATAG